One Acetobacterium sp. KB-1 DNA segment encodes these proteins:
- a CDS encoding ParA family protein, with protein MAKIVAVFNQKGGVGKTTTNINLTTALSLEGYRILVIDIDPQGNTSSGFGIEKNNLKKSVYNGIIHGDDLKEIILTTSYENLHILPSHPDLAGAEIELTNMSQRELRLKNSIENVKPFYDYIFIDCPPSLGLLTINALAMTNTVLIPIQCEFYALEGVSQLMNTISLVKQGLNPQLEIEGVLMTMFDSRTNLSNQVVDEVVDYFKDKVYETMIPRNIRLAEAPSYGQTIFEYANASKGSKAYLALAKEFIQRQE; from the coding sequence ATGGCGAAAATCGTGGCAGTATTTAATCAAAAAGGTGGGGTTGGAAAAACCACCACCAATATCAACTTAACCACTGCCCTCAGTTTAGAAGGATACCGGATCCTGGTTATTGACATTGACCCCCAGGGCAATACCAGCAGCGGATTCGGAATTGAAAAGAATAATCTAAAAAAAAGTGTTTATAATGGCATTATCCATGGTGACGACCTGAAAGAGATTATTTTGACTACTTCTTACGAGAATCTTCATATTCTTCCATCCCATCCCGATCTGGCTGGGGCTGAAATTGAACTGACAAACATGTCACAACGAGAATTGCGCCTCAAAAATAGCATTGAGAATGTCAAACCATTCTATGATTATATATTTATTGACTGCCCGCCATCACTCGGATTATTAACCATTAATGCGCTGGCGATGACAAATACGGTACTAATCCCGATTCAGTGTGAGTTTTATGCCTTAGAAGGAGTAAGTCAACTGATGAATACCATCAGTCTGGTCAAACAGGGACTCAATCCTCAACTGGAAATTGAGGGTGTTCTGATGACCATGTTCGATAGCCGGACGAACTTATCAAACCAGGTTGTCGATGAGGTGGTTGATTATTTCAAGGATAAGGTTTATGAAACGATGATTCCCAGAAATATACGGCTAGCAGAAGCACCCAGTTACGGGCAGACTATTTTTGAATATGCCAACGCTTCAAAGGGATCAAAAGCATATCTTGCCCTTGCAAAAGAGTTCATACAGAGACAGGAGTAG
- a CDS encoding ParB/RepB/Spo0J family partition protein, with translation MGKNTGLGKGLRALFPEEAMVTSQEDEVLAVDLEKLVFYVKTNNLKPNPKQPRKTFDRNKLEELGASIKEHGIVQPLVVKPEAKGYTIIAGERRWRAANMIGLKEVPVIVKDLPPEEVLEIAIIENVQRENLNSMEEAMAFVALMENFNLTQGEIGIRIGKSRTAIANTLRLLKLPKVIQEQLAQGEITSGHARAILILDDPEKMITFANEIIEKGMSVREAENRIKKMQAEGLAKPLQKKKEDNKGYIIEIQDALEKKFETKVHLSSRGKKGKIEFVYSSLEELDRLLEQLGYEKTN, from the coding sequence ATGGGAAAAAATACAGGTTTAGGAAAAGGTTTGAGAGCGTTGTTTCCTGAAGAAGCGATGGTTACTTCACAAGAAGATGAGGTTTTGGCGGTTGATCTTGAGAAGCTTGTTTTTTATGTAAAAACAAATAATCTTAAGCCAAATCCGAAACAACCGCGAAAAACCTTTGATCGCAATAAATTGGAAGAATTGGGCGCTTCAATCAAAGAACATGGCATCGTTCAGCCACTGGTGGTTAAACCTGAAGCAAAAGGTTATACTATTATTGCGGGAGAACGACGCTGGCGGGCGGCAAACATGATTGGCTTGAAAGAGGTTCCGGTAATCGTAAAAGACTTGCCCCCGGAAGAAGTTCTGGAAATTGCCATTATTGAAAATGTGCAGCGGGAAAACCTAAATAGCATGGAAGAAGCGATGGCTTTTGTGGCGCTGATGGAAAACTTCAATCTAACTCAGGGTGAAATTGGCATAAGAATCGGGAAAAGCCGAACAGCCATTGCCAACACGCTCAGGCTTTTAAAACTGCCTAAAGTAATTCAGGAGCAGTTAGCTCAGGGTGAGATTACATCGGGCCATGCCCGAGCCATTCTGATTTTGGATGATCCGGAAAAAATGATCACCTTTGCGAATGAGATCATTGAAAAGGGAATGAGTGTCCGGGAAGCAGAAAACCGCATAAAAAAAATGCAGGCAGAAGGTTTGGCAAAACCGTTGCAGAAGAAAAAAGAAGATAATAAGGGATATATCATCGAAATTCAGGATGCTTTAGAGAAAAAATTTGAGACTAAAGTTCATTTAAGCAGCCGCGGTAAAAAAGGGAAAATTGAGTTTGTCTATTCGTCACTGGAAGAATTGGATCGTCTGCTCGAACAATTGGGATATGAAAAAACAAACTAA